In the genome of Mytilus edulis chromosome 3, xbMytEdul2.2, whole genome shotgun sequence, one region contains:
- the LOC139518078 gene encoding FUN14 domain-containing protein 1-like isoform X1, producing the protein MDNSFELLDLSSLGRNKTWVQKAFGDISKRSAAQQITIGGVSGWCTGFVFVRVGKVAAGTLGVSLLLLQVAQHQGYIKINYKAIQSEIKKTKDVINKEANRHYPGVVENAKRFLQKNMFLAGGFAGGFLIGVAF; encoded by the exons ATGGATAATAGCTTTGAATTACTAGATCTGAGTTCGTTAGGGCGTAATAAGACCTGGGTACAGAAGGCTTTTGGTGATATATCTAAACGATCTGCTGCACAACAAATAACTATTGGTGGAGTATCAGGATG GTGTACAGGATTTGTGTTTGTAAGGGTTGGTAAAGTAGCTGCTGGTACACTAGGTGTGTCATTACTTCTTTTACAG GTAGCACAACATCAAGGTTATATAAAAATCAACTACAAAGCAATTCAGTCtgagattaaaaaaacaaaagatgtGATAAACAAAGAAGCCAACAGACATTACCCAGGGGTGGTGGAAAAT GCCAAGAGATTTCTACAGAAGAATATGTTTTTAGCTGGAGGTTTTGCAGGGGGATTTTTAATTGGAGTAGCATTTTAA
- the LOC139518078 gene encoding FUN14 domain-containing protein 1-like isoform X2: MDNSFELLDLSSLGRNKTWVQKAFGDISKRSAAQQITIGGVSGWVSGFLFIKVTKAVVVTMGLSLVLIQVAQHQGYIKINYKAIQSEIKKTKDVINKEANRHYPGVVENAKRFLQKNMFLAGGFAGGFLIGVAF; the protein is encoded by the exons ATGGATAATAGCTTTGAATTACTAGATCTGAGTTCGTTAGGGCGTAATAAGACCTGGGTACAGAAGGCTTTTGGTGATATATCTAAACGATCTGCTGCACAACAAATAACTATTGGTGGAGTATCAGGATG GGTTTCaggttttttgtttattaaagtcACAAAAGCAGTAGTTGTAACTATGGGACTGAGTTTAGTACTAATTCAG GTAGCACAACATCAAGGTTATATAAAAATCAACTACAAAGCAATTCAGTCtgagattaaaaaaacaaaagatgtGATAAACAAAGAAGCCAACAGACATTACCCAGGGGTGGTGGAAAAT GCCAAGAGATTTCTACAGAAGAATATGTTTTTAGCTGGAGGTTTTGCAGGGGGATTTTTAATTGGAGTAGCATTTTAA